The following coding sequences lie in one Hyalangium ruber genomic window:
- a CDS encoding phosphoribosyltransferase family protein, which translates to MRFVNREEAGRRLAPLLLGYKHEAPIVLGLPRGGVVVAYEVARALEAPLDVWVVRKVGAPTYPELGLGAVAEGGIVYLNRETMEEVGASDEDVEEIIEEEAEEVAERVKRFRAGRPPPRLQGRTVILVDDGIATGGTVRAAIQALRQVGPRKIVLAVPVAASQSLEELRPLVEDVACVEASSELHAIGGWYADFHQVPDSEVIRLLEYTRRDIKRPEARPSPSGVLGLEQEVSIPIGNASLKGTLSLPPGARGLVLFAHGSGSSRFSPRNRHVAAILRQHGLATLLMDLLTIEEEEIDEVTAELRFDIDLLARRLVQVTDWAETFPVLGGLPIGYFGSSTGAAAALVAAAERPSRVSAVVSRGGRPDLAWDSLEQVRAPSLLIVGGRDTSVIEFNRCASAKLSAQREIVIIPGATHLFEEPGALDEVARLASEWLLRHLERASLGLGASPAP; encoded by the coding sequence ATGCGCTTCGTGAATCGAGAGGAGGCGGGACGGCGACTCGCTCCGTTGCTGCTCGGGTACAAGCACGAGGCGCCCATCGTGCTCGGCCTCCCTCGCGGGGGCGTCGTCGTCGCGTATGAAGTCGCCAGGGCGCTGGAGGCTCCCCTGGATGTCTGGGTCGTCCGCAAGGTCGGCGCCCCTACCTATCCCGAGCTCGGCCTGGGCGCGGTCGCCGAAGGCGGCATCGTCTACCTCAACCGGGAGACCATGGAGGAGGTGGGCGCCTCCGATGAGGACGTCGAGGAGATCATCGAAGAGGAGGCGGAGGAGGTCGCCGAACGGGTGAAGCGCTTCCGGGCAGGCCGGCCCCCTCCCCGGCTGCAAGGTCGGACCGTCATCCTCGTGGACGATGGCATCGCCACGGGGGGCACTGTTCGAGCCGCCATCCAGGCACTCCGGCAGGTCGGGCCACGGAAGATCGTCCTCGCGGTGCCCGTGGCCGCCTCCCAGTCCCTCGAGGAGCTGCGGCCCCTCGTGGAGGACGTCGCCTGTGTCGAGGCCTCCTCCGAGTTGCACGCCATTGGAGGCTGGTACGCGGACTTCCATCAGGTCCCCGACTCGGAGGTCATCCGGCTGCTGGAGTACACCCGCCGGGACATCAAGCGCCCGGAAGCGCGGCCCTCCCCCTCGGGAGTCCTGGGGCTCGAGCAGGAGGTCTCCATCCCCATTGGCAATGCGTCATTGAAGGGCACGCTCTCGCTGCCGCCAGGAGCCCGGGGGCTCGTGCTGTTCGCCCATGGGAGCGGCAGCAGCCGGTTCAGCCCTCGCAACCGCCATGTCGCGGCGATCCTTCGCCAGCACGGGCTGGCCACGCTCCTCATGGATCTCCTCACGATCGAGGAGGAGGAGATCGACGAGGTGACCGCGGAGCTGCGCTTCGACATCGACCTGCTCGCGCGCCGCCTGGTCCAGGTCACCGACTGGGCCGAGACCTTCCCGGTGCTCGGGGGGCTCCCCATCGGCTACTTCGGCTCGAGCACCGGAGCCGCCGCGGCCCTGGTGGCCGCCGCCGAGCGCCCCAGCCGGGTGAGCGCCGTCGTCTCTCGGGGAGGCCGGCCGGACCTCGCCTGGGACAGCCTGGAGCAGGTCCGTGCCCCGTCGCTCCTCATCGTGGGAGGCAGGGACACCTCCGTCATCGAGTTCAACCGGTGCGCCAGCGCGAAGCTCAGCGCCCAGCGGGAGATCGTCATCATCCCCGGCGCGACCCACCTCTTCGAGGAGCCAGGCGCGCTCGATGAGGTGGCGCGCCTGGCGAGCGAATGGCTCCTCCGACACCTGGAGCGGGCGAG
- a CDS encoding DUF2383 domain-containing protein, translating to MAVMDNQKMIERLNDLIALDYDAVGAYEAAIDRIHEEFLRMRLREFQLDHRRHIQDLSIVVERMGGKARERPDVKGFLLKGFTAVTALMGTEAALRAMQGNERLTNSTYRKAMEQEWTDDVRQIIDRNFHDEQRHLAFIEESLRTRSWEQTGMHP from the coding sequence ATGGCGGTGATGGACAATCAGAAGATGATCGAGCGGCTCAATGATCTCATCGCGCTCGACTACGACGCCGTGGGGGCCTACGAGGCGGCCATCGATCGCATCCACGAGGAGTTCCTCCGGATGCGCCTGCGGGAGTTCCAGCTGGACCACCGGCGCCACATCCAGGACCTCTCCATCGTGGTGGAGAGGATGGGCGGCAAGGCCCGCGAGAGGCCGGACGTGAAGGGCTTCCTGCTCAAGGGCTTCACGGCCGTCACCGCGCTGATGGGGACCGAGGCGGCGCTCCGGGCGATGCAGGGCAACGAGCGGCTCACCAACAGCACGTACCGCAAGGCGATGGAGCAGGAGTGGACGGACGACGTGCGCCAGATCATCGACCGCAACTTCCACGATGAGCAGCGGCACCTGGCCTTCATCGAGGAGTCACTGCGCACCCGGTCCTGGGAGCAGACCGGCATGCACCCCTGA
- a CDS encoding glycogen/starch/alpha-glucan phosphorylase encodes MAEPLRLQSPNSPQQSEEEDVSRTGKDPVNVRRGFLEHVRYSRGKNPETATAHDRFMALSLAVRDRLAHRWVKTARTYYEKDVKRAYYLSAEYLLGRALGNNLINTGMYEAAEQAMREVGVDLTRLIEMEPDAGLGNGGLGRLAACFLDSLATLAYPGMGYGIRYEFGIFTQDIVDGYQVERADEWLKFGNPWEIVRPEKAVPVRFFGRVEHHQGADGQRVARWVGGKTVVGVPFDTPIAGFGNNTVNTLRLWQARASEEFDLLLFNAGDYERSVVEKNDSEVISKVLYPNDAFQAGKELRLKQQYFFVACSIADIVRRYLKTHTDFKDFPNKAAIQLNDTHPAIAVAELMRVLVDEKRLPWDEAWHVTQGTFGYTNHTLLAEAMEKWPATLFERLLPRHLEIIYEINQRFLRQVQIRYPFDLERMRRMSLVEEGPEKMIRMAHLAVVGSHSVNGVAALHTDLLRRDVLPDFASMFPERFNNKTNGVTPRRWLTWCNPRLSKLITERIGKGWETNLDRLRELEPHADDAEFRKAFREVKQQNKQDLAQHVKDLRWVNLDPNAIFDVQIKRLHEYKRQLLNALHTVVLWMRARRDPSTIIHPRAFLFGAKAAPGYQQAKLIIRLINGIAEVVNSDAGTTGLQVVFLPNYRVSLAERIIPAADVSEQISTAGMEASGTGNMKLMLNGALTLGTLDGANVEIREAVGDENFFLFGLTADEVIARKKAGYRPREVYNEQLELREAIDLIASGFFSPEDKSLFKPLVDGLLEEDRYLVLADFASYLQAQEEVARAYQDTESWTRKCILNVARAGIFSSDRTIRQYAEEIWRVKQTPVES; translated from the coding sequence ATGGCAGAACCGCTGAGGCTTCAGTCCCCCAACTCCCCGCAGCAGTCCGAGGAGGAGGACGTCTCGCGTACTGGCAAGGACCCGGTGAATGTGCGCCGGGGCTTTCTGGAGCACGTGCGCTACTCGCGCGGGAAGAATCCGGAGACCGCCACCGCGCATGACCGCTTCATGGCGCTGTCGCTGGCGGTGCGAGACCGGCTGGCACACCGCTGGGTGAAGACGGCGCGCACCTACTACGAGAAGGACGTCAAGCGCGCCTATTACCTGTCCGCGGAGTACCTGCTGGGCCGCGCGCTGGGCAACAACCTCATCAACACCGGCATGTACGAGGCCGCCGAGCAGGCCATGCGCGAGGTGGGCGTGGACCTGACGCGCCTCATCGAGATGGAGCCGGACGCGGGCCTGGGCAACGGCGGCCTGGGGCGACTGGCGGCGTGCTTCCTCGACTCGCTGGCCACCCTCGCCTACCCGGGCATGGGCTACGGCATCCGCTACGAGTTCGGCATCTTCACGCAGGACATCGTCGACGGCTACCAGGTGGAGCGCGCCGACGAGTGGCTGAAGTTCGGCAACCCCTGGGAGATCGTCCGGCCGGAGAAGGCGGTGCCGGTGCGCTTCTTCGGGCGCGTGGAGCACCACCAGGGCGCCGACGGCCAGCGCGTTGCCCGCTGGGTGGGGGGAAAAACGGTCGTAGGCGTGCCCTTCGACACTCCCATCGCCGGCTTCGGCAACAACACGGTGAACACCCTGCGGCTGTGGCAGGCGCGGGCCAGCGAGGAGTTCGACCTGCTGCTGTTCAACGCGGGCGACTACGAGCGCTCGGTGGTGGAGAAGAACGACTCGGAGGTCATCTCCAAGGTCCTCTACCCCAACGACGCGTTCCAGGCGGGCAAGGAGCTGCGGCTCAAGCAGCAGTACTTCTTCGTCGCCTGCTCCATCGCGGACATCGTCCGGCGGTACCTGAAGACGCACACCGACTTCAAGGACTTCCCCAACAAGGCGGCCATCCAGCTCAACGACACGCACCCGGCCATCGCCGTGGCGGAGCTGATGCGCGTGCTGGTGGATGAGAAGCGCCTGCCGTGGGACGAGGCGTGGCACGTCACCCAGGGCACCTTCGGCTACACCAACCACACGCTCCTGGCCGAGGCGATGGAGAAGTGGCCGGCGACGCTCTTCGAGCGGCTGCTGCCCCGCCACCTGGAGATCATCTACGAGATCAACCAACGCTTCCTGCGGCAGGTGCAGATCCGCTACCCGTTCGACCTGGAGCGGATGCGGCGCATGAGCCTGGTGGAGGAGGGCCCGGAGAAGATGATCCGGATGGCGCACCTGGCGGTGGTGGGCAGCCACAGCGTCAACGGCGTGGCGGCGCTGCACACCGACCTGCTGCGGCGCGACGTGCTGCCGGACTTCGCGTCGATGTTCCCCGAGCGCTTCAACAACAAGACGAACGGGGTGACGCCGCGGCGCTGGCTGACGTGGTGCAACCCGCGCCTGTCCAAGCTCATCACCGAGCGCATCGGCAAGGGCTGGGAGACGAACCTGGACCGGCTGCGCGAGCTGGAGCCGCACGCCGACGACGCCGAGTTCCGCAAGGCGTTCCGCGAGGTGAAGCAGCAGAACAAGCAGGACCTGGCCCAGCACGTGAAGGACCTGCGCTGGGTGAACCTGGATCCGAACGCCATCTTCGACGTGCAGATCAAGCGCCTGCACGAGTACAAGCGCCAGCTGCTCAACGCGCTGCACACGGTGGTGCTGTGGATGCGGGCGCGGAGGGATCCGTCCACCATCATCCACCCCCGGGCGTTCCTGTTCGGGGCGAAGGCGGCGCCGGGCTACCAGCAGGCCAAGCTCATCATCCGGCTCATCAACGGCATCGCCGAGGTGGTCAACAGCGACGCGGGCACCACGGGGTTGCAGGTGGTGTTCCTGCCCAACTACCGGGTGAGCCTCGCCGAGCGCATCATCCCGGCGGCGGACGTGTCCGAGCAGATCTCCACCGCGGGCATGGAGGCCTCCGGCACCGGCAACATGAAGCTGATGCTCAACGGCGCGCTGACGCTGGGCACGCTGGACGGCGCCAACGTGGAGATCCGCGAGGCGGTGGGCGACGAGAACTTCTTCCTCTTCGGGCTCACCGCGGACGAGGTGATCGCCCGCAAGAAGGCGGGCTACCGGCCGCGCGAGGTGTACAACGAGCAGCTGGAGCTGCGCGAGGCCATCGACCTCATCGCCTCGGGCTTCTTCTCTCCGGAGGACAAGAGCCTCTTCAAGCCGCTGGTGGACGGGCTGCTGGAGGAGGACCGCTACCTGGTGCTCGCCGACTTCGCCTCGTACCTGCAGGCGCAGGAGGAGGTGGCGCGGGCCTACCAGGACACGGAGTCCTGGACACGCAAGTGCATCCTCAACGTGGCGCGGGCGGGCATCTTCTCCTCGGATCGCACCATCCGGCAGTACGCGGAGGAGATCTGGCGCGTGAAGCAGACTCCCGTGGAGTCGTAA
- a CDS encoding DUF2378 family protein, with protein MSPETTELARRLELAQPVHTVRGLAFTAVLDLVAERAGEQAADCLAQELGLQRVVDFFSYPAGDFTRLLYAAADRLQPHLGSQQEGLRACGSACLERFFYTSTVGRALAKIIGRKDPARAFAHTPVAYSTLVNYGSHTCEAVNSRKLRLVFREDMQPAPFHEGTLAAALRVTGVEGRVTSTIHSLDHAEFFLEWE; from the coding sequence ATGTCCCCAGAAACCACCGAGCTCGCCCGCCGCCTGGAGCTGGCGCAGCCGGTTCATACGGTCCGAGGGTTGGCTTTCACCGCCGTGCTGGATCTGGTGGCGGAGCGCGCGGGGGAGCAGGCGGCTGACTGCCTCGCCCAGGAGCTGGGGCTCCAGCGGGTCGTCGACTTCTTCTCCTACCCGGCGGGCGACTTCACCCGCCTGCTCTACGCTGCCGCGGACCGGCTCCAGCCGCACCTGGGCTCCCAGCAGGAGGGGCTCCGGGCCTGCGGCTCCGCATGCCTGGAGCGCTTCTTCTATACCTCCACGGTGGGGCGAGCGCTGGCGAAGATCATCGGCAGGAAGGATCCGGCGCGGGCCTTCGCGCACACGCCCGTCGCCTACTCCACGCTGGTGAACTACGGCTCGCACACCTGCGAGGCGGTGAACTCCCGGAAGCTGCGCCTGGTGTTCCGCGAGGACATGCAGCCGGCGCCCTTCCATGAGGGCACCCTGGCCGCCGCCCTCCGCGTGACGGGAGTGGAGGGGAGGGTGACGAGCACCATCCACTCCCTGGACCACGCGGAGTTCTTCCTCGAGTGGGAGTAG
- a CDS encoding peptidoglycan DD-metalloendopeptidase family protein, whose amino-acid sequence MRIIPPLLCLAALLAAPLASASVRYEVKNRRIEPRQTLAQALHDAALPDAQVEAVISALEGVFDFRKSRPGDQFRLVLSGGVLDFFDYRQSAVDEWQVRRDGEKYVGSKRTIEVEKRVELVSLEISTSLYEAALAAGEDPGIGVVLADVFAWDIDFYRDTRKGDKARALVEKFVSKGRVLRYGEVLAAAYEGGLVGTKRVFRYQPGTEQPNYFQEDGTSARKTFLKSPLKFAHVTSGFGSRVHPTLKYVKNHNGVDYGAGIGTPVWAVADGTVTKLGNTGAGGNTVCVRHTNGFETCYLHLSRYGSGVRMGGRVSQKQVIAYSGNTGRSTGPHLHFALKRNGAFVNPLNQKYPRADPLPKAHLPDFLVKAKELASQLDSISVATASGGSGSEPQAAAAAP is encoded by the coding sequence ATGCGAATCATCCCTCCCCTGCTCTGCCTGGCGGCCTTGCTGGCCGCCCCGCTCGCCTCCGCTTCCGTCCGCTACGAAGTGAAGAACCGCCGCATCGAGCCGCGGCAGACGCTCGCCCAGGCCCTGCATGACGCGGCGCTTCCTGACGCCCAGGTCGAGGCCGTCATCTCCGCCCTGGAGGGCGTGTTCGACTTCCGCAAGTCGCGCCCCGGGGACCAGTTCCGGCTGGTGCTGAGCGGCGGCGTGCTGGACTTCTTCGACTACCGGCAGAGCGCGGTGGACGAGTGGCAGGTGCGCCGCGACGGAGAGAAGTACGTGGGCAGCAAGCGCACCATCGAGGTGGAGAAGCGTGTGGAGCTCGTCTCCCTGGAGATCTCCACCTCGCTCTACGAGGCGGCGCTGGCGGCCGGGGAGGACCCGGGCATCGGCGTGGTGCTGGCGGACGTGTTCGCCTGGGACATCGACTTCTACCGGGACACGCGCAAGGGCGACAAGGCACGGGCGCTGGTGGAGAAGTTCGTCTCCAAGGGCCGGGTGCTGCGCTACGGCGAGGTGCTGGCCGCCGCCTATGAGGGCGGACTGGTGGGCACCAAGCGCGTGTTCCGCTACCAGCCGGGCACCGAGCAGCCCAACTACTTCCAGGAGGACGGCACCAGCGCGCGCAAGACGTTCCTCAAGAGCCCACTGAAGTTCGCCCACGTCACCAGCGGCTTCGGCTCGCGCGTCCACCCGACGCTCAAGTACGTGAAGAACCACAACGGCGTGGACTACGGCGCGGGCATCGGTACCCCCGTGTGGGCGGTGGCGGACGGCACGGTGACGAAGCTGGGCAACACGGGCGCCGGCGGCAACACCGTCTGCGTGCGGCACACCAACGGCTTCGAGACGTGCTACCTGCACCTGTCGCGCTACGGCTCGGGCGTGCGCATGGGCGGCCGGGTGAGCCAGAAGCAGGTCATCGCCTACTCGGGCAACACCGGCCGCAGCACCGGGCCGCACCTGCACTTCGCCCTCAAGCGCAACGGGGCCTTCGTCAACCCGCTCAACCAGAAGTACCCCCGCGCGGACCCGCTGCCCAAGGCGCACCTGCCCGACTTCCTCGTCAAGGCGAAGGAGCTGGCCTCGCAGCTCGACTCCATCTCCGTGGCGACGGCCTCCGGTGGCTCGGGCTCGGAGCCCCAGGCGGCCGCGGCCGCGCCCTGA